The following proteins are encoded in a genomic region of Oncorhynchus kisutch isolate 150728-3 linkage group LG4, Okis_V2, whole genome shotgun sequence:
- the tmem72 gene encoding transmembrane protein 72 isoform X2: MGSVVTAWWVVVEVACRILGISTSAVLCVVGVETLRQGKFHSLAIYLLVSGAGMMVFEVAYFLDALLQMCLPFPPGWRVFVLWGKMARLGGFQKFLYYSMMSVVCFLHPVLVWHAVIPGIMLLVTAFFNFILSKNTETVSPKDLEDNVGITSVCVSERGGTEHTFSFLHMAMGRRGAGLAFVPRESGLGVGARGESSRAMLEVEMEQPGSELERVRKEKNRHVHFQKSATEETEMEEYHDFEPETTSDTAPMITN; the protein is encoded by the exons TGCTTTGTGTTGTAGGAGTGGAGACGTTACGACAGGGGAAGTTCCACAGTCTGGCCATCTACCTGCT GGTGTCTGGGGCAGGTATGATGGTGTTTGAGGTAGCCTACTTCCTAGATGCCCTCCTGCAGATGTGTCTGCC ttTCCCCCCAGGGTggcgtgtgtttgtgttgtggggAAAGATGGCTCGTCTTGGAGGCTTTCAGAAGTTCCTCTACTACTCCATGATGTCAGTGGTGTGTTTCCTTCACCCTGTGTTAGTTTGGCATGCTGTTATACCAG GCATCATGCTCCTGGTCACAGCCTTCTTCAACTTCATCCTCAGCAAAAATACCGAAACAGTGTCCCCTAAAGACCTGGAGGACAATGTAGGGATAacttctgtgtgtgtatctgagagaggagggacagaacATACCTTCTCTTTCCTCCACATGGCGATGGGCaggagaggggcagggctggcCTTCGTACCCAGGGAGAGTGGCTTGGGAGTGGgggcgagaggagagagcagccggGCCATGCTGGAGGTAGAGATGGAGCAGCCAGGGTCAGAGCTAGAGCGAGTGAGGAAAGAGAAGAATAGACATGTGCATTTCCAGAAAAGTGCTACAGAGGAGACAGAAATGGAGGAGTACCATGACTTTGAACCAGAGACCACCTCGGACACCGCTCCTATGATCACGAACTGA
- the tmem72 gene encoding transmembrane protein 72 isoform X1, with the protein MGSVVTAWWVVVEVACRILGISTSAVLCVVGVETLRQGKFHSLAIYLLVSGAGMMVFEVAYFLDALLQMCLPFPPGWRVFVLWGKMARLGGFQKFLYYSMMSVVCFLHPVLVWHAVIPGNTTLPGIMLLVTAFFNFILSKNTETVSPKDLEDNVGITSVCVSERGGTEHTFSFLHMAMGRRGAGLAFVPRESGLGVGARGESSRAMLEVEMEQPGSELERVRKEKNRHVHFQKSATEETEMEEYHDFEPETTSDTAPMITN; encoded by the exons TGCTTTGTGTTGTAGGAGTGGAGACGTTACGACAGGGGAAGTTCCACAGTCTGGCCATCTACCTGCT GGTGTCTGGGGCAGGTATGATGGTGTTTGAGGTAGCCTACTTCCTAGATGCCCTCCTGCAGATGTGTCTGCC ttTCCCCCCAGGGTggcgtgtgtttgtgttgtggggAAAGATGGCTCGTCTTGGAGGCTTTCAGAAGTTCCTCTACTACTCCATGATGTCAGTGGTGTGTTTCCTTCACCCTGTGTTAGTTTGGCATGCTGTTATACCAGGTAACACCACTCTACCAG GCATCATGCTCCTGGTCACAGCCTTCTTCAACTTCATCCTCAGCAAAAATACCGAAACAGTGTCCCCTAAAGACCTGGAGGACAATGTAGGGATAacttctgtgtgtgtatctgagagaggagggacagaacATACCTTCTCTTTCCTCCACATGGCGATGGGCaggagaggggcagggctggcCTTCGTACCCAGGGAGAGTGGCTTGGGAGTGGgggcgagaggagagagcagccggGCCATGCTGGAGGTAGAGATGGAGCAGCCAGGGTCAGAGCTAGAGCGAGTGAGGAAAGAGAAGAATAGACATGTGCATTTCCAGAAAAGTGCTACAGAGGAGACAGAAATGGAGGAGTACCATGACTTTGAACCAGAGACCACCTCGGACACCGCTCCTATGATCACGAACTGA